The following are encoded together in the Macadamia integrifolia cultivar HAES 741 chromosome 10, SCU_Mint_v3, whole genome shotgun sequence genome:
- the LOC122092130 gene encoding two-component response regulator-like APRR7 — MLQDIIHPPEQHQQLPIKDIASPISTNQLFELCGQELFPETLQNSEVSSCSNCCYEENSYTTNLSFSSFSSFPSDRGKSNNNNNSNTNSSSTLTPTNTNNNLSIIFDCSQDENENDNDISASIDFSPQSTFSNVPPQLLPTQQDQLDLSSLQCQIPITDVGNGFSSYCTPDSVVPLKGPPLPSVFVEDDCLSPLPSYVRLDPSSPSCSFLDPTNFGPFLPGNLSTARIPTDASGVFAGNILMDTDLQPQELDFQGDNCGVYGSDPLQQVYSSGDIQALHNDSSQLVNGGGTSTLSSEISTLEESTYKVGKLSVEERKEKIHRYMKKRNERNFSKKIKYACRKTLADSRPRVRGRFAKNDDFGEAARPSCSNHEDEDDEEVAMKEEELVDHSDIFAHISGVNSFKCNFPIQSWI, encoded by the exons ATGTTACAAGATATCATCCATCCACCAGAACAACATCAACAACTTCCCATC AAGGATATTGCGAGCCCAATAAGCACTAATCAACTATTTGAACTTTGTGGTCAAGAATTATTCCCCGAGACACTACAAAATTCTGAGGTCTCTTCCTGCTCAAACTGTTGCTATGAAGAGAACTCTTACACTACtaatctctccttctcttccttctcttcattCCCTTCTGATAGAGGAAAGtccaataacaataacaacagTAACACCAACAGTAGTAGTACCTTAACCCCTACCAACACAAACAATAATCTCTCCATCATCTTTGACTGTAGTCAagatgagaatgagaatgaTAATGATATCTCTGCCTCCATAGATTTTTCTCCACAATCCACATTTTCAAATGTCCCTCCACAGCTGTTACCAACACAACAGGATCAGTTAGATCTCTCTTCACTGCAATGTCAAATTCCAATAACAGATGTTGGTAATGGGTTCTCATCTTACTGTACTCCTGACTCAGTTGTTCCTCTTAAGGGACCTCCATTACCATCTGTTTTTGTTGAAGATGATTGCTTATCCCCATTACCTTCTTATGTACGTTTGGACCCATCTTCTCCTTCATGTTCTTTCCTTGATCCAACAAATTTTGGACCTTTCTTGCCTGGAAATTTGAGCACAGCAAGAATACCTACAGATGCATCTGGAGTTTTTGCAGGAAATATTCTTATGGACACTGATTTGCAGCCACAAGAATTGGACTTTCAAGGTGATAACTGTGGAGTTTATGGCTCTGACCCATTACAACAGGTTTACAGCTCTGGAGATATTCAG GCTCTTCATAATGATAGCTCCCAACTGGTCAATGGTGGTGGGACTTCTACTTTATCATCAGAAATCTCCACTTTGGAGGAATCCACCTACAAAGTTGGAAAACTCTCTGtcgaagaaaggaaggagaagatccATAGATAcatgaagaagagaaatgagAGGAACTTCAGTAAGAAAatcaag TATGCATGTCGCAAGACTCTTGCGGATAGCCGTCCTCGTGTTAGAGGAAGATTTGCAAAGAATGATGATTTTGGAGAGGCTGCAAGACCCAGTTGCAGCAatcatgaagatgaagatgatgaagaa GTGGCAATGAAAGAGGAGGAACTGGTTGACCATTCTGATATTTTTGCTCATATCAGTGGAGTGAATTCCTTCAAGTGCAACTTTCCAATTCAATCCTGGATATGA